In one window of Meleagris gallopavo isolate NT-WF06-2002-E0010 breed Aviagen turkey brand Nicholas breeding stock chromosome 4, Turkey_5.1, whole genome shotgun sequence DNA:
- the GNPDA2 gene encoding glucosamine-6-phosphate isomerase 2 translates to MRLVILEDYDQASEWAAKYICNRIIQFKPTQGRYFTLGLPTGSTPLGCYKKLIEYHKNGDLSFKYVKTFNMDEYVGLPRNHPESYHSYMWNNFFKHIDIDPNNAHILDGNAPDLQVECDAFEKKIEEAGGIDLFVGGIGPDGHIAFNEPGSSLSSRTRLKTLAMDTILANAKYFDGDLSKVPTMALTVGVGTVMDAREVMILITGAHKAFALYKAIEEGVNHMWTVSAFQQHPRTIFVCDEDATLELRVKTVKYFKGLMHVHNKLVDPLYSMKEN, encoded by the exons ATGAGGCTTGTCATTCTTGAAGACTATGATCAGGCAAGTGAATGGGCAGCCAAATACATCTGCAATCGTATTATCCAATTCAAGCCCACCCAAGGAAGGTACTTCACACTTGGCCTACCGACAG GGAGTACACCTTTGGGATGCTACAAAAAGCTGATAGAATATCACAAGAATGGAGATCTCTCTTTCAAATACGTGAAGACTTTCAACATGGATGAATACGTAG GACTTCCCAGAAATCATCCAGAGAGTTATCATTCGTATATGTGGAATAACTTCTTTAAACATATTGACATAGATCCAAATAATGCTCATATCCTTGATGGGAATGCTCCAGACTTACAGGTGGAATGTGatgcatttgaaaagaaaattgaagaagCAGGAGGGATTGATCTGTTTGTTGGAG GCATTGGTCCAGATGGCCACATTGCATTCAATGAACCCGGATCGAGTTTGTCTTCAAGAACAAGATTAAAGACTTTAGCAATGGACACCATTTTGGCAAATGCTAAATACTTTGATGGAGACTTATCTAAAGTACCAACTATGGCGCTAACGGTTGGTGTGGGTACAGTGATGGATGCTAGAGAA GTGATGATTCTTATAACAGGTGCACATAAAGCCTTTGCATTATACAAAGCTATTGAAGAAGGTGTCAATCATATGTGGACAgtttctgctttccagcagcaccCTCGTACTATCTTTGTGTGTGATGAAGATGCTACTTTAGAACTAAGAGTTAAAACTGTGAAGTACTTTAAAG GTTTAATGCATGTGCACAATAAACTCGTGGACCCCCTGTACagcatgaaagaaaactga